GTTCACTTTTACTTTTTATGCTGTTTTTAGTCATGTAAGAGAAATTGTTTGTACAGTTATTTGCCCTTATGGTAGATTACAAGGGGTTTTATTGGATAAAAATTCATTAACCGTAGCCTATAATTATGTAAGAGGAGAGCCAAGAGGTAAGTTAAAAAAGGGGATTGATACTGAAACAAAAGGAGATTGTGTTGATTGTAATCTATGCGTGGCTGTTTGCCCAACCGGAATAGATATCAGACAGGGTACACAGCTGGAATGTGTGAACTGTACAGCATGTATCGATGCATGTAATCAGGTAATGGATAAGATAAATAAACCGAGAAACCTGATTGGCTACTATTCTGAAGAAATGATCAAAACGAATAAGAAACCGGAGTTTTCTTTTAGAATGAAAGCTTACTCTTTTGTTATTTTGGTTATGGTAGGTGTGATAGCGTATTTTATCTGGAATCAAAAAAATGTTGATGTTATTGTCCTGAGAGCTGGTGGAACACTTTACCAGGAGCAACAGGATGGTTACATCAGTAATCTGTACAATGGGGAATTTGTAAATAAGACTACCAAACCCGTAAAAGTCGATATTGAGGGAGTGGATAAGAATGTCAAGATTAAATGGATCCAACCGGTGGATAGTTTAGCAAGAGAGAGTTCTAAAAAGGGAACCTTCTTCTTACTGATGCCTAAAAACAAAATTAACCAGGCTAAAAATGTAATCAAATTAAGGGTTTTAGAAAACGGACAAGAAACTTACGAGATAAAAACTAACTTTCTGGGACCTGTATCAAGAAAAATTAAAAAATAGTTATGAATTGGGGAAAAGGTATTGTAATCGGGCTGGCTGCCTTTATGAGTTTTGTTCTGTGCCTGGTAATAC
This genomic interval from Pseudopedobacter saltans DSM 12145 contains the following:
- the ccoG gene encoding cytochrome c oxidase accessory protein CcoG: MEEIQYHSTVQADGKRRWLYPLVRKDKFYTYRSLLGYSLLAFLFVAPFVKIKGNQLLLINIIERKFIIFGQVIWPQDFFIFVLASLLALISIVLFTIAFGRVFCGWVCPQTIFLELVFRRIEIWIEGEPAARKKLDESPWTAEKIWKKSLKHGLYILISFLIANTFLAYVIGSDELIKIMTSPPQDHLVGFISIWLFTFTFYAVFSHVREIVCTVICPYGRLQGVLLDKNSLTVAYNYVRGEPRGKLKKGIDTETKGDCVDCNLCVAVCPTGIDIRQGTQLECVNCTACIDACNQVMDKINKPRNLIGYYSEEMIKTNKKPEFSFRMKAYSFVILVMVGVIAYFIWNQKNVDVIVLRAGGTLYQEQQDGYISNLYNGEFVNKTTKPVKVDIEGVDKNVKIKWIQPVDSLARESSKKGTFFLLMPKNKINQAKNVIKLRVLENGQETYEIKTNFLGPVSRKIKK